The following proteins come from a genomic window of Alosa alosa isolate M-15738 ecotype Scorff River chromosome 2, AALO_Geno_1.1, whole genome shotgun sequence:
- the zc4h2 gene encoding zinc finger C4H2 domain-containing protein — MGAVAGEHLLSLRGVSYHWRVPLACHSWVLAIISLDLEICTPSASPANTLRPATTTVMADEQDIMCKLENIKEIRNKTVQMEKLRSRLKTEFEALESEEKHLKEYKQEMDLLLQEKMAHVEELRLIHADINVMENTIKQSENDLNKLLESTRRLHDEYKPLKEHVDALRKTLGLHRLPDLTEEEEKLSLDYFEKQKAEWQTEPQEPPIPESLAAAAAAAQQLQVARKQDSRQTATFRQQPPPMKACLSCHQQIHRNAPICPLCKAKSRSRNPKKPKRKPDE; from the exons ATGGGAGCTGTTGCAGGCGAACACCTGCTGAGCCTGCGAGGTGTAAGCTATCATTGGCGTGTTCCACTTGCCTGCCACAGCTGGGTGCTAGCCATTATCTCATTGGACTTGGAAATCTGTACTCCCTCTgcttcaccagctaacacacTCCGGCCTGCGACAACTACCGTCATGGCAGATGAGCAAGATATTATGTGTAAACtagaaaatataaaagaaaTAAG AAATAAGACAGTACAAATGGAGAAACTCAGGTCTCGATTGAAGACTGAATTTGAGGCGTTGGAATCTGAGGAGAAGCATCTAAAGGAGTATAAACAAGAGATGGACCTTTTGCTGCAGGAGAAAATGGCCCATGTGGAGGAACTCAGGCTCATCCATGCAGATATTAACGTG ATGGAGAACACAATAAAGCAATCGGAAAATGACCTGAACAAGTTGCTAGAATCAACTCGCCGACTCCATGATGAATATAAGCCTCTGAAAGAACATGTTGACGCACTGAGAAAGACACTCGGTTTACACAGACTTCCAGACCTCACTGAAGAAGAGGAAAAGTTGTCCCTGGA CtactttgaaaaacaaaaagcagAGTGGCAGACTGAGCCTCAGGAGCCACCTATCCCAGAATCcttggcagcagctgctgcagcagcaCAACAGCTTCAAGTTGCTAGGAAACAAGATTCCAGACAGACGGCCACATTTAGACAGCAGCCGCCACCCATGAAG GCTTGTCTCTCCTGTCATCAGCAAATTCACCGCAATGCCCCAATCTGCCCTCTATGTAAAGCAAAGAGTCGCTCACGAAACCCCAAGAAACCTAAGAGGAAACCcgacgaatga
- the shisa2a gene encoding shisa family member 2a encodes MAKLVTCGLLITLLDISLPLAVEAAGEYCHGWSDSYNTWHRGFQCPEQYDGEEARYCCGTCTLRYCCTSVEARLDQSTCDPDDFSNGKVRTMTSNVPTYLPFVIVVSAFLSFVLVGTVVSVCCCHCLKPKSAERHSGPTQTSLLEPGGAAAESLTPSRDSSSSASTAGRSTGMTRPSGSDVTMNIYGPMGNMYPALGVQPPQHFPSPSHLPAQFYQPYLNYSVPPEHTMITAQAFLDNHSVYRQPHGQPFHQAPMHTEPICPGLTI; translated from the exons ATGGCTAAATTAGTGACTTGCGGTTTATTGATCACGCTTTTGGACATATCTCTACCGTTGGCTGTGGAGGCTGCCGGGGAGTATTGTCATGGCTGGTCGGACTCGTACAACACCTGGCACAGGGGCTTTCAGTGCCCCGAGCAATACGATGGCGAGGAAGCGCGCTACTGCTGCGGGACCTGTACTCTTCGATATTGCTGCACATCCGTGGAGGCCCGTCTTGATCAGAGCACCTGTGATCCAGACGACTTCAGCAATGGCAAAGTCAGGACGATGACTTCAAATG TGCCCACGTATCTGCCATTTGTGATTGTGGTGAGTGCATTCCTGTCCTTTGTGCTGGTCGGGACagtggtgtctgtgtgctgctgccactgcctgAAGCCCAAGAGTGCAGAGCGCCACAGCGGGCCCACGCAGACCAGTCTCCTGGAACCAGGAGGGGCCGCCGCAGAGAGCCTGACCCCGTCCAGAGACTCCAGCTCCAGTGCCAGCACTGCAGGCAGGTCCACTGGCATGACCCGGCCGTCAGGGTCAGATGTTACCATGAACATCTACGGCCCCATGGGGAATATGTACCCTGCGCTGGGGGTGCAGCCCCCACAGCACTTCCCCTCTCCATCCCACCTGCCCGCACAGTTCTACCAGCCGTACCTGAACTACAGTGTGCCTCCAGAACACACCATGATCACCGCTCAAGCCTTCCTGGACAATCACTCTGTATACAGGCAGCCCCATGGGCAGCCATTTCATCAGGCCCCGATGCACACAGAGCCCATCTGCCCTGGACTTACCATTTGA